The genomic region TGAAACCACACGATCCTTGTTGGGTGAGCCTTGTGCCGTAGCTGCGGGCTGGCAGGGTGACCCCAAATCCCGCTGTGCTTCAGGTTGACTCTTTTTCATGTTTGTCCTGCTGCAGCCTAACCTGTCTGTTGATGACTACATAAGCAAGCTCTTCAAGAAAGCAGACCGCAACCAGGACGGTCGCCTGAAGTTCACCGAATTCCTGACCACGCTGAATCTTGTATTCATTGATGCCCACAATAGGTCCCACAAGAGCCATTCAGATGCTGGTCATGGCCATGACCATGGCCATGACCACGGCCACGACCATGACCATGACCATGGCCATGACCATGGCCATGGTCCCAGGAAGTAAAGGGGTTCCCAGGGTGACTGTGCCCATGGGATTGTGCTCTTCCAGCAGCATCATCCCTTCCATTTGTCTGCAAGCACA from Rissa tridactyla isolate bRisTri1 chromosome 23, bRisTri1.patW.cur.20221130, whole genome shotgun sequence harbors:
- the LOC128901165 gene encoding protein S100-A12-like gives rise to the protein MKTDLELALECAINIYHQYAVKKPIDDYLSKNEFSELLKENAKPFLHNTIPPNLSVDDYISKLFKKADRNQDGRLKFTEFLTTLNLVFIDAHNRSHKSHSDAGHGHDHGHDHGHDHDHDHGHDHGHGPRK